The DNA window ATCGAGCGCGCGGTGGTGGGGCTCGACGATCTGACCGACATCAACAACCTGATCGATCTGCTCGCCGGCCCCGTCTCGGGCGCGCTGGACTGAAAGGACGCAAGATGGCAACAACACCCGCCCGTCAGCGGTTGAAAGAATTGCTGGACAAGCGCGAACTCATCGTTGCACCAGGTGTTTTCGACGGAATATCGGCGCACCTGACCAGACGAACCGGGCAGGTCGCGGCATACATGACCGGCGCCGGCGTGGCGGCGTCGGGTTTCGGATTGCCCGACATCGGCCTGGTCACCGCGACCGAGATGGCCGAGCGGGTCGCGATGATCACCGGCGCCTTGGGCGATCTCCCGCTGATCGCCGACGCCGACACCGGCTACGGCGGACCTATGAACGTGGTGCGCACGGTTCGTTCCTACGACGCGGCCGGGGTGGCCGCCATCCAGCTGGAGGACCAGGTGCTGCCCAAGCGCTGCGGTCATCTGCCGGACAAGCAGGTCGTCGACGCGGCGGTGTTCGAACAGACGCTCGCGGCCGCACTGGACGCCCGATCCGATGACAACCTGCTGGTGGTGGCCCGCACCGACGCGCGCGGACCGCTCGGCCTGGATGCCGCGATCGAGCGCGCCAACCGGTACGCGCAGGCGGGTGCCGACATCATCTTCGTCGAGGCGCCGCAGGACGTCGGCGAAATCGAACGCATCGCACACGAAGTGGACGCTCCCCTGCCGATCAACCTGGTGCTCGGCGGCCTGACACCACCGCAGTCGGCGTCGCGCCTGCAGGAGCTTGGATACGCGATCGCCATCCACCCCAGCAATCTGCTGATGCAAACGACATTCGCCATGCTGCAAAGCCTGTGCGAGCTCAACGGCACCGACCTCGCCGCCCAGTTGCCGACCTCCCCGGGTGACTTCTTCAACCTGGTGGGTATGTCGGAATGGCGGGCGCTCGACGACAAGTACGCACACACCACCAAGGACCGCTCATGAGCATGACCATCATCGAAAAGATCTTCGCTCGTAAGGCCGGGCTGGATTCGGTGGCGCCGGGTGACACCGTCGTGGTCGACGTCGACATGACCGTCCTAATCGACCTGCAGTTCGCCACCATGTGGATACAGCCCAACCGGATCCACGACCCCGACAAGCTCGCGGTGATCATGGATCACGCCGTGCCCGCACCGACCATCAAGGACGCCGAGGGCGGCCACCACGCCCGCAAATTCGTTGCCGACTTCGGCATCGAGCGCTTCTACGACGTCGGCCGGCATGGCATCTGCCATCAGGTGATCGCGGAGAACCGGCTGGCCCGCCCGGGAGAAGTGCTGGCCTGCACCGACTCTCACACGTGTGCCGCCGGCGCATACAACACCGCGGCGCGCGGACTGGGTCCCGCCGAGATCTATTCGATCATGTGCACCGGTTCCACCTGGTTCCAGGTCGCGCCGACCCTCCGCTACGAATTCGACGGCGCCAAACCGGACGTGGTGAGCGGCAAGGACATCTTCCTGCACATCGCCAACGAGTACGGTGATGCGCCCAATTTGAACCTCGAGTTCGGCGGGCCCGGCCTGGCCGGCATCCCGATGCACGATCGGCGGACCATCGCGACCCAGGGCGCCGAGGTGTCGGCCGATTTCAGCACATTCGAGCCCGACGACGTGTTGGCATCGTTCCTCGACGAACGAGGGGTCACCGGATTCGACACCGTCACACCGGATTCCGGCGCCGACTACCACGACATCCGGCACGTCGACCTGACGGCGCTGGACCCTATGTCGCGCGTCCGGGCACCGTCAGCCGCAACGGTTCGCCGGTCTCGCAATTGGGCAAGCAGAAAATCGACCAGGCGTTCATCGGTTCCTGCGCCAACGGTCAGCTGGAGGATCTGCAGATCGCCGCACAGGTGTTGCGCGGCAAGACCGTCGCACCGGGCGTGCGGCTGCTGGTGACGCCCGCCTCGCAGGCCGTCTACCGCGAGGCGATGCGACGCGGCTACCTGCAGGACCTCGCCGACGCCGGCGCGGTCGTCACCAACTCCACCTGCGGAGCCTGTTTCGGCTACCACATGGGCGTGGTGGGGCCGGGCGAGGTGTGCATCACGGCCAGCACCCGCAACTTCACCGGGCGCATGGGCAGCCCCGAAGCCGAAATCTACATGGCCTCCCCTGCCACCGTCGCCGCGTCCGCGATCGCCGGCTACATCAGCGACCCCAGGAGTGTGACCGCATGACGCTACGTTTCAGCGGCAAAGTATGGGTGTTCGGCGACAACCTGAACACCGACGGCATGTATCCCGCGTTCGCCATGAAGATGGAACCGGCCGAAGCCGCCAAGCATGTCTTCTACGAGGTCCGGCCCGGCTGGACCGACGAGGTATCCCAGGGCGATATCGTGTTGGCCGGCAAGAACTTCGGGCTCGGCTCTTCACGACCGGTGGCGGCGTTGTTCGTCGAGCTCGGCGTCGCCGGACTGGTCGCCGAGGAATTCAACTCGCTGTTCTTCCGCAACGCCGTGAACTCCGGGCTGCCGGCAATCACCGTCCCCGGGGCCACCTCGGCGTTCAGCGACCGCGACACCGGAACGTTCGACCTCGCCGACGGCAGCTGGCGCAACGACACCACCGGCGCCTCGGGTACCGTCCCGAGGCTGCCCGACCTCATCCTCGACATCATCGAGAGCGGCGGCGTATTGCCCCGGCTTGCCCGGCAGGGCTACCTGCCCGGCGAATTGGGCGACCTGCTGCGCTCACCCGCGGTGGCGATGCGCGGCGCGGGCAGCGGCGCATGATCGAGCGACTGGGCCGGATGCTGCGCGGTGTGCGCGCGGGTGCCCACCGGAGTCCGCTCGCCGGTGCCGCATTCGAGGCGCCCACCACCATCACGGTCACCAGCACCGCGTTCGCCGACGGCGGCGCCATGCCGGCGTCCAGCGCGGGACAGGGTGTGGGTGACAACATGTCGCCGCCGTTGCGCTGGGCGGGACCGCCGCCCGGCACGCGGCAGCTGGCGCTCGTCATCGACGACGTCGACGTTCCGTTCCCCCGCCCCCTGGTGCACAGCGCCGCGCTGATCGAACCGAGTGTGGACGACGTGGCCGCGGGCGCACTGCAACCGGGTTGCCCGGGAATCCGCTTCCTGCGGGCCGATCTGGGGCACCACGGCTACGCCGGACCACGACCGATTCCCGGGCATGGGCCACACCACTACCGCTTTCACGTGTTCGCGCTCGACGCCGTCCTCCCGGACACCGTGACCAACGCCAAGGGACTGCTGGCCGCCATGCGCGGGCACGTGCTGGCGCGGGGCACGCTGACCGGGACCTACGAGCGCTGAGCGCGCGTCACCCCTATTGACCTGCGGTTGGCAGTGTTTGGCAGCGGCTGGCGTCGATCTGGCAGTGGTTTGCGGGCAGCGTCGGTGGCGATCGCAGTTCGCCATCGAGAAAGGAACATCATGTCCGCTCCCACGATTGACCGCACGGGCACCCGGGACGGCCTGCTACGCCTTGCCATGCGCGCCGACGCCGCCATCAGTGGACTGGTCGGCCTGGCCGGCATGCCGGTGGCCGGCTGGCTCGCCGAGCTCTCGGGCACCACGAAGGCATTCGAATACGGCATGGGCGCGTTCTTGATCGCCTACGGCGTGGTCGTGTTCGGGCTGGCCAGCCTGCCGTCGGTGCGGCGCGCCGGCATGGCCGTCATCATCGCGAACGTGGCATACACGGTGGCCGCAACAGTTCTCGTGCTCGCGGATGTCTTTCCGTTGACGTCGACCGGCGTGGTGTTGAACCTGGCGGCCGGCGTTTACACGCTGGTGTTCGCCGAAGTGCAATACCAGGGATGGCGCCGCGCAAAGGCCTGAGCACGAATGCCGATGGGCCCGCTCGGCGCGCCCGGGCGGGCCCTCGGCGCGCGCTAGTCCTCGGGGACTTCGCGTTCGATCTCGTCGAGCCAGATGCGCGCGGACATATCGGACGGCGCGCGCCAATCCCCCCGCGGCGACAGTGCACCCCCGTGCGATACCTTGGGCCCGTTGGGCAAGGCCGAGCGCTTGAACTGGCTGAACGAGTAGAACCGCTGCACGAAGACCTGCAGCCAGTGCCGAATTTCCTTCAGCGAGTAGGACGGCCGCTTGTCGTCGGGGAAGCCGGGCGGCCAGATACCGTGTTCGGGGTCGCTCCATGCGTGCCACGCCAGGAAGGCGATCTTCGACGGCCGGAATCCGTAGCGCAGCACGTGGAACAGTGAAAAGTCCTGCAGCGCAAAGGGACCGATCTTCGCCTCGCTGCTCTGCAGCTTTTCCTCCTCGCCGCTGGGCACCAGCTCGGGGGTGATCTCGGTGTCGAGCACCGACTGCAGCACCTCGCTGACCTCGGGCTCGAACTGTTCCGACGAGATCACCCAGCGGATCAGGTGCTGGACCAGCGTCTTGGGCACGCCGGCGTTGACGTTGTAGTGCGACATCTGGTCGCCGACACCGTATGTCGACCAGCCCAACCCGAGCTCGGACAGGTCGCCGGTGCCCAGCACGATCCCGCCCCGCTGGTTGGCCAGCCGGAACAGGTAGTCGGTGCGCAAACCGGCCTGGACGTTTTCGAAGGTGACGTCGTACACCTTCTCGCCGCGCGCGAACGGGTGATCCATCTCCTTGAGCATCAACTCCGCGGACTTGCGGATGTCGATCTCGGAGAACGTCACGCCCAGCGTGCGGCACAGCTCGGCCGCGTTGCGTTTGGTGCGGTCGCCGGTCGCGAACCCGGGCAGGGTGAACGCCAGAATGTCGCTGCGCGGCCGCTGTTCGCGATCCATCGCGCGCGCGGCAACGATCAGGGCGTGCGTCGAGTCCAACCCACCGGAAATTCCGATGACGACCTTCGGGAAATCCAGCGCACGCAGCCGCTGTTCGAGACCGGCGACCTGGATGTTGTAACCCTCGAAGCAATCCTGTTCCAGCCGTTGCGGATCGGCGGGAACGAACGGGAAGCGCTCGATGTCGCGCCGCAGTCCGACGTCGCCGCCCGGCGGGTCCAGCCGGAACTCGATGCGCCGGTACGCCTCCGTCGTCGTCCGGTGGTGGCGCCGGTTGTCGTCGAACGTGCCCATCCGGAGCCGTTCGGAGCGGAGCAATTCGATGTCGACGTCGGCGATGCTGCGTCGCTCGCCCTTGGGGAAGCGCTCGGACTGGGCCAGCATCACACCGTTCTCGAACACCATGGTCTGACCGTCCCACGCCAGGTCGGTCGTCGATTCGCCCTCTCCCGCAGCCGAATACACGTAGGCGGCCAGGCAACGCGATGAGGCCGAACGGGCCAGTAGGCAGCGTTCCTCGGCGCGGCCGATGGTGATCGGGCTGCCGGACAGGTTGGCCAGCACCGTGGCGCCCGCCAGCGCGGCTTCCGCGCTGGGCGGAATCGGTACGAACATGTCCTCGCAGATTTCCACGTGCAGCACAAAGCCCGGCAGGTCGGAGGCCTCGAAAAGCAGATCCGGGCCGAACGGCACCTCGACGTCGACGCACGCGAGGCGGATGGTGCCGCGCTCGTCGTCCCCCGGCGCGATCTGGCGGCGCTCGTAGAACTCCCGATAGGTGGGCAGATACGACTTCGGCGCCACCCCGAGCACGGCGCCGCGGTGGATGACCACAGCGGCGTTGTAGATGCGGTGTCGATGGCGCAGCGGGGCACCGACGACCAAGACCGGCAACAGCTCGGCGGAGGCCGCGACGATGTCCGCGATGGCCTTTTCGACGTCGTCGAGCAACAGGTCCTGCAGCACGATGTCTTCGATGGAATACCCGGACAGCGTCAGTTCCGGAAAGACGGCCAGTGCGACGGCGTCGTCGTGGCACTGGCTGGCCATCCGCAGAACCGACTCGGCATTCGCCGCCGGGTCGGCGATGGCGGTGTGGTGCGTGCAGGCGGCGACACGGGCAAAGCCCTGGCTGTAAGCGTTGTAAAAGTCCATCGCCCTTCCATTGTCGCCCCATGCGTGTCAACTCGTAGCCGCCGGGTATCCCCGAGGGCATGAGCGACACGGCCGTCCTAGTAGTCGACATGATGAATACGTATCAGCATCCCGACGCTGAAAATCTAATACCCAATGTCGAGAAGATCATTGACCCGTTGGCCGATTTGGTTCGGCGGGCACG is part of the Mycobacterium mantenii genome and encodes:
- a CDS encoding isocitrate lyase/PEP mutase family protein, with amino-acid sequence MATTPARQRLKELLDKRELIVAPGVFDGISAHLTRRTGQVAAYMTGAGVAASGFGLPDIGLVTATEMAERVAMITGALGDLPLIADADTGYGGPMNVVRTVRSYDAAGVAAIQLEDQVLPKRCGHLPDKQVVDAAVFEQTLAAALDARSDDNLLVVARTDARGPLGLDAAIERANRYAQAGADIIFVEAPQDVGEIERIAHEVDAPLPINLVLGGLTPPQSASRLQELGYAIAIHPSNLLMQTTFAMLQSLCELNGTDLAAQLPTSPGDFFNLVGMSEWRALDDKYAHTTKDRS
- a CDS encoding LeuD/DmdB family oxidoreductase small subunit produces the protein MTLRFSGKVWVFGDNLNTDGMYPAFAMKMEPAEAAKHVFYEVRPGWTDEVSQGDIVLAGKNFGLGSSRPVAALFVELGVAGLVAEEFNSLFFRNAVNSGLPAITVPGATSAFSDRDTGTFDLADGSWRNDTTGASGTVPRLPDLILDIIESGGVLPRLARQGYLPGELGDLLRSPAVAMRGAGSGA
- a CDS encoding YbhB/YbcL family Raf kinase inhibitor-like protein — its product is MIERLGRMLRGVRAGAHRSPLAGAAFEAPTTITVTSTAFADGGAMPASSAGQGVGDNMSPPLRWAGPPPGTRQLALVIDDVDVPFPRPLVHSAALIEPSVDDVAAGALQPGCPGIRFLRADLGHHGYAGPRPIPGHGPHHYRFHVFALDAVLPDTVTNAKGLLAAMRGHVLARGTLTGTYER
- a CDS encoding NAD(+) synthase, translating into MDFYNAYSQGFARVAACTHHTAIADPAANAESVLRMASQCHDDAVALAVFPELTLSGYSIEDIVLQDLLLDDVEKAIADIVAASAELLPVLVVGAPLRHRHRIYNAAVVIHRGAVLGVAPKSYLPTYREFYERRQIAPGDDERGTIRLACVDVEVPFGPDLLFEASDLPGFVLHVEICEDMFVPIPPSAEAALAGATVLANLSGSPITIGRAEERCLLARSASSRCLAAYVYSAAGEGESTTDLAWDGQTMVFENGVMLAQSERFPKGERRSIADVDIELLRSERLRMGTFDDNRRHHRTTTEAYRRIEFRLDPPGGDVGLRRDIERFPFVPADPQRLEQDCFEGYNIQVAGLEQRLRALDFPKVVIGISGGLDSTHALIVAARAMDREQRPRSDILAFTLPGFATGDRTKRNAAELCRTLGVTFSEIDIRKSAELMLKEMDHPFARGEKVYDVTFENVQAGLRTDYLFRLANQRGGIVLGTGDLSELGLGWSTYGVGDQMSHYNVNAGVPKTLVQHLIRWVISSEQFEPEVSEVLQSVLDTEITPELVPSGEEEKLQSSEAKIGPFALQDFSLFHVLRYGFRPSKIAFLAWHAWSDPEHGIWPPGFPDDKRPSYSLKEIRHWLQVFVQRFYSFSQFKRSALPNGPKVSHGGALSPRGDWRAPSDMSARIWLDEIEREVPED